GGAATAGGCCGCGCCAAAGGGAAAGGGGATAATCCCGGCGATCGATGACACCGCAAACAGATGCCCCCCGCTTTGGATGATCGGCGCCAGACAGGGCTGCAGAGTCCGGTAAACTCCAAGCACATTCACATTGATAACGGACTCGAAATCCTTCGGGTCTTGCGCCCAAATCGGATCGATCTTTTCGATCCCAGCGTTCGCGATGGCGACATCCAGCCGCCCATGGTCTGCCAGAACCTGCGCCACGATCTCGCGCATACGCTCCGCGTCACAGACATCGGCCACAGCCTTGGTCAGAGACGATCCGCTCAGGCTTTCAAGCGCCTCTGCGTCCCGCTCCACAGCAATGACATGCGCACCACGCCGCAAAGCTTCTTCGCTGAGGGCCCGTCCGATCCCGGCCCCCGCGCCGGTGATCAGAACCACTGCGTTCTCAAAGTCTATGCGTTTTGGCATTTGTCCTCCGTGGGCCGTCACACGTGACGTTTTGCAAAGTCGCCGATCTGGCGAATTGTCTGATCCGCCGGTGCGAATTTTCCGTGATAGAAGGTCCAGACATGCGGCAGGTTCTCTTCTTCGTGGAAGTCTACCTCTCCGCCTGCATCACACAGCATATCCCGCAAGGCATAGCTGTCGCTGGCAAGCAGCTCGTCCTTCGCGACGACCAAAAAGCTGGGTGGTGGTGCATCAAACGTCCCAAAGATCGGCGAAAGATCAGAGTTTTTCGGATCATGATCGCCAACATAGGCATTGCGCCCGCGTGTGATCCACCCAATCGGCAACATGATATCACTCGCGATGTTCTCGCTGAAAGACGCCCCTGACATCGACAGATCTCCCCACGGAGAAATCGCGACGCAGGCCAAGGGTTTGGCAAGGCCGAGCCTCTGCAGGCGCTGCAACAGCGTAAAGACCAACCCACCGCCAGCGCTGTCACCCATTAGGATGATGTCTTCGCCTGCATAGCCTCGTTCCAGCAACCCTTCGTAGGCGTATTGAGCATCATCAATTGCTGCGGGATAGGGGTGCTCTGGCGCCAGGCGATAGTCCACCATCGCGGCGCGCTGTCCAACCTCTCCGGCGATCCGAGCCACCATTGCGCCATGGCTGATCTCATCGCCAAGCGTAAAGCCTCCGCCATGCAAATAGAGGATCACCTTCTTGGCCGATGCGGCCTGCATGCTGCACCATAGGATGTCTACCGATCCGGAACCGGACACCAAGCGATCCGGCGCGAAACTCATGTCGCGCGAAGCTGGGAACATAGTCTTGGCATAGAGCCCTGCCGTCCAGCGCAGCTTTCGTTGATCGCGTAGAAAGGCCATCAGGGGCTTGGTGCCATAGCGCAGATGCGCGTTAACGAACCTTCGCGACAACATCCTAAGCCACCTTGCCCTTCGGTGCCGAGGCCACCAGTTCAGACGGATCCGGCCTTTCCGTGATCCGCAGGAACTCGTCCCAGTCATAGGGGAAGATCGTGGGCTGCCCAGAGGCATCCAGATACCAGCTTTGACAGCCACCAACCCAGACCGTGTCCTTCACGCCGGCGGATATGTAATTGGCAAACTCCTCAACCGCTTTTGACGTCGGCTCGATCGCATCGGTTTCCCCATTGCGCCACATATCGATCAACTGCATCACATAGCCCATCTGGCGTTCCGCAATCCCAATGATCGTGTTGTTGCCAATTGGCGTACCTGGCCCCAGCATCAGGACGAAATTCGGGAAATGTTCCAACAAGACGCCACGGTGCGTGCGATACTGCCCCGCGCCCCAACTGTCTTCGATACGATGTCCGCCTCGGCCCACGAGGTTCATCGGACGCATGTAGTTGAAGTTGTGAAACCCCGTGGAATAGATCAGCACATCCAATTCGTGCAACGTGCCGTCCTTGGTGCGGATGCCGCCGCTTTCGATCTTATCAATGCCCTCAGTGATCAGATGCGCGTTGGGTTTTTGAATGGCCCCATAGAAACTCGTATTGATCACAAGCCTTTTGCAGCCCACCTCGTAATCCGGCCTTAGCTTGGCCCGAAGGTCTTTGTCCCGTATGCGCCAAAGGTGGCCCTTGCAGAGAACATTCATCACCTGATTGGGCAGCCATTTTCCGACCGTCGCATTGATGAACACATTCTGAACCAGCCACCTATAGGCGGCTTTCCAACCCTGCATCCGCTCGGGCTTGCGCTGCCAGCGTCGGCGCAGCCATTCTGGAAAACGAATGTTAGGAACAGGCGCGACCCATTGCGGCGTGCGCTGAAAGATCGAGACCTCGTTGCCGCCTTTGATCAGCTCTGGGATCACCTGATGCGCGGTGGACCCGGTGCCGATCACGCCAATCCGCTTGCCTGTCAGGTCAACATCATGCCGCCACTGTGCCGTGTGCCAGTGCTCTCCCGCAAAGTCGTCCTTGCCGTCAATCTCGGGCCACTTGGGATGGTGCAAAATCCCCGTCGCCGAGATCACAAAATCCACCGCAAACGCGTCACCCTTACTGGTTTCGACGTGCCATTTGCCGTCATCCCCATAGACACAGGACGTCACCGCCTCGCCAAAACGCGCGTTGTCCGTGACGCCATATTTGCGGCCTACATGTTCCATGTATTCCTGAAGCTCGCCGCCAAACGCGAGGTGGTGCGTCCAGACATAGGGCTCGAAGGAATAGCAATAATGCGGCGCGGGAATATCACAGGCGATCCCGGGGTATGTGTTCTCACGCCATGTTCCCCCGACCTTGTCGGCTTTTTCGATAAACGTGAGATCTGTGATCCCCGCTTCGCGCAGCTTGATATAGACAAGCATGCCCGTCGCACCGGCACCAATGATCAAGACAGAGGGTTGACGCATCGCCTCTTTGCTCCGAAGAAATACATTAATGAACAAAACACTACACTACTGTAGTATCTGTCAATGGTTTTCCGGACCAAAAGGCGAATGCCCCTACGTCGCTGCGCCTTGGCGTTCCTGACCACGCGCCACCAAACAAAGCCAATCATGCGCAATCGTCGCCGCAGCAATCGCAGTGATTTCGGCATGATCATAAGCCGGCGCGACCTCGACCACATCCATGCCAACCAAATTCAGCCCTTCCAGACCACGCATCAACTCTAGCGCCTGCCATGATGCCAGACCACCCGCGACAGGCGTCCCCGTCCCGGGGGCAAAGGCCGGGTCCAGACAATCGATGTCAAAGGAAATATAGACCGGCCGATCTCCGGCTCGAGACCTCAGAACCTCAAGCGCTGCATCGACACCGTTTCTGTGGACCCAAGGCGCGGTTAACTTCTCGATACCAACATCCGCGTCATTGTGGGTACGTATCCCAACCTGCGTCGAGGAAGCCACATCCACGATCCCTTCGCTGACCCCACGCGCGAACATCGTGCCGTGGTCGAGGCGCGAGCCGTCGTCCTCCCAAGTGTCGCAATGCGCGTCGAATTGGATCAATGTCAAAGGACCATGGTGTTTGGCGTGCGCCTTCAGCAACGGGTAGGATACAAAATGGTCGCCCCCAAGGCTTAACAACTTGGTGCCCTGTGCCAGGATCTGATCGGCATGCGCCTCAATAGCCTCTGCGATCGAACCCGGATGATGCGGGTCCAAAGCACAATCTCCGTAGTCGACGACCGACAGCATATCAAAGGGATCAAATCCAAAGGGAAACGCCTTGAGTTCGGCCAATTGCACAGAGGCCGCGCGAATGGCGCGCGGGCCAAGGCGGCAGCCGGGCCGATAGGTGACCGCGCAATCATAGGGGATGCCCGTGACGGCAACATCCACATCTGAAAGGTCTCGGGAATAACGGCGGCGCAGAAAACTGGTGACGCCACCATAGGTCATCTCGTGCCAGCGCCCCATATTGCTGTCTGAACGGAATGCGAAATCGCCGTCTTGTTCGCTCATGACGCAGCCCTCGTTTCCTTGTCCAGCAAGAGGGATTTCAGCACCCTCACCAAATCCGCCGCCGTGTCTGCGCGGTCATAGGACGCCTCGGCAGCTTCGGCCTCGGCCTGCGAGAACACCTGACCCGCGCGCAGCTTCGCAAGATCGCGCAAGTAGGGTTCTCGGAACTCCGGATGGCCCTGCACCGTCAGTGCAAAGCCCGGATAGTACAAAGCCGCATTCTCGCAAAACTCGGAACGCGCCACCCGCTGCGCGCCTTGCGGAATGTCCACGACCTGATCCTGGTGAAACGCAGAGAGTGTCATGATTGACTGATCCGAGGTATCCTCAAGCGGCCCTTCAGAGCGATAGTCATGCAACCCAAGCCCCCAGCCCTTGTCAGATTTCCGAACCTCGCCCCCCAAGGCCTGCGCGATAATCTGATGCCCGAAACAGATGCCAAACATTGGCCTGCCTGCGTCTCGGCAAGCCCGAATGAAATCCTCTAGAGGCGCAATCCAAGGATGGTCCTCATAGGCTCCGAACTTTGATCCCGTAATGACCCAAAGATCGTGATCCATGGGCGAGGATGGGATCTGCCCATCCAGAACCGCATAGTCCGAAAACTCTGCGCCCAACTCGGCCAGCCAAGCGGCGACCATAGCGGGATAGTTCGAATAACGGCCCGCCAATTCTTCAGGGGGCCGCCCCGTTTCCAGAACTCCGATAGACAGGCGCTTTGTCATGGTCACACCCTCACAGTCTCGACAAATAGGCGCTGTATTCCACAGGCGAGATCACCGTGGTCAGCTCAGCGATCTCTTCGCGGCGCACGATGGCATAAAGATCCCGGAACGCCTGCCCAAAGACATCTGCCGCAACCTCAGACTGTGCAAACCGCTCGACGGCCGTGGACCAGTCATGGGTCAGCAGTGGTTGCGGTTTCGCATCTGGGTGGTCAATCTGAAGCTGAAGATCGGGCTGGTGTTCAAGCCCGTAGAGGATGCCGCCCAGAATCGCTGCCAAAGCGAGGTAGGGGTTCACATCGGCACCGGAAATCCGATGTTCCAACCGCGCCGCTTTGCCAGATGTTTCCGGAAGTCGGATTGCAGCCGCGCGGTGATCAAAGCCCCATTCAGGCGCCGAGGGCGCGAAGCTCTTTGGCTGGAAGCGACGGTAAGAATTCAGATGCGGTGCAAAGATGGCCTGCAGGTCGCGCATGGTGGCCAAGGTTCCGGCAATCGCATGACGCATCGGGTCTGACAGGTCACCGGAGGCCTCCGCCGCCAGCACATTTGTGCCCTCCTCATCGACCAAAGACACATGTGCATGCATGCCATTTCCGGGGTGTTGCGCATAGGGTTTCGCCATAAAGGTCGCCTCATAGCCGTGTTTTGACGCGACTATTCGGACCAACCGCCGGAACAACAACGCTGTATCCGCAGCGGCCAAGACATCACCCGTGTGGTGGAAATTGATTTCAAACTGCCCGGGCCCGTATTCCGCAATCAATGTGTCTGTGGGCAAGCCTTGCTGTTTCGCGGCCTCTTTGATCTCTTCGAGCATAGCCGAATGACGCCCCAGAACCTCAAGATCGTAGTTCTGAGCTTCGGGCAAACGGTCTGGCGGCTCTGGCGCGTCTGACGCTGCGCCACGCGCTTTCACGATGTAAAATTCCAATTCTGTTGCAACGACAGGCTTCAAACCGCGCGCGGCGAAACGATCTCCAACTTTGCGCAAAAGCTCTCTAGTCGAGGACTCCCCGATCTCGCCCGTGGCATCCTTCATTTCAACCAATACCTGCGCCACATTGCCGTCGGCCCATGGCACGGGTGCCAATGTGCTCGCAACGGGCGTCAGTACCCCATCCGGGTCTCCGACAACGATCCCCTGCCCTGTTGCTTCGACTTCCCAACCAAGGATGCAAGGCGTGTAGGTCGAAATCGGCAACCGCGCGGCCCCAGAGGTCAGCTTGCCGATATCCTCGCCGGGCAACCACTTGCCGCGCAAAATCGCGTTGATGTCGCAGAGCATCAGCTCGACGCGATCAGGCTTGCCGTGTTGGGCGCAGTAGTCCTGCCAGATCTTTTCAAAGTCGCTCACGGGTACCCTCTATGTTTTGCTGTCGAGATCACGCTGCAGGGCGGCGCGTTTGGAAATAAGAGATGCGGAGATCACGCCTGTCGCCACGATGGCGATCAGGATCGTAGAAAGCGCGTTAATTTCAGGACTGACGCCCAGGCGGATCGACGACCAAATCTTAATCGGAAGCGTCGTTGCCGACGGGCCGGAAGTAAAGCTCGCGATCACCAGATCGTCGAGCGATAGGGTGAAGGCCAATAGCCAGCCCGAGATCACTGCAGGTGCGATGACCGGTAGGGTCACAAGCCGAAAGGCTTCAAACGGGGTGCAGCCTAGGTCCAGCGCGGCTTCTTCGAGCGATTGATCAAAGCTTGCCAAACGCGCCGAAACCACGACCGAGACAAAGCACATAGAAAACGTCGTGTGCGCCAGAACAATCGTCAGAACACCGCGATCCAGCCCGAGCGAGATAAACAGCAACAGCAGCGACAGGCCGGTAATGACTTCGGGCATTACCAGCGGTGCATAGATCATGCCGGAGAAGATCGTTCTCCCCGGAAAACGCCCTGCCCTGACAAGCACATAGGCGGCCATTGTGCCCAGAACCGTCGCCAATAAAGACGAGAAAATCGCCACGCGTAGGGTCACATAGGCCGCATCCAGAAAGGCCTCGTTGCGGAAAAGCTCACCGTACCATTTGGTCGAGAACCCGGCCCAGACGGTGACCAGTTTTGACTCGTTGAAGCTATAGATCACAAGGATCAGCATCGGCAGATAAAGAAACGCAAAACCAATCGTCAGAGAGGTCGCGTTGAACCAGCTAAACCGCCTCATTGCTCTGCCTCCCTCTGTTTCTGCTCATTGCGTTGGAAGAGAACGATTGGGATGATCAGCACCAACAAAAGGATGATCGCGACGGCGGAGGCCACGGGCCAATCGCGGTTCGAGAAGAACTCTTCCCACAGGACTTTGCCGATCATCAGTGTTTTCGATCCGCCCAAGAGCGCGGGGATCACGAATTCGCCGATCACGGGGATGAACACGAGGAAACAGCCCGCGATCACGCCGTTTTTCGACAGTGGCACGGTCACCAGCCAAAAGGCTGAGATGCGCGAGCAGCCGAGGTCTTCGGCGGCTTCAATGAGGCTTTCGTCCAACCGCTCAAGCGTCGCGTAGATCGGCAGGATCATGAAGGGTAGATAGGTATAGACGATGCCAATGTAGACCGCCGTTGAAGTGTTCAAAATCACCAGCGGATCGCCGATGATGCCGATACCCATCAGGAATTGGTTCAGATAGCCCTCGGTGCTAAGAATGCCGACCCAGGCGTAAACGCGGATCAGAAAGCTCGTCCAAAACGGCAGGATCACCAGCATCATCAAAGTCGGCCGCCAGTCCTCGCGCGCTTTGGCCATGCCGTAGGCCATCGGGAATCCGATCAGAAGGGCCAAAAGGGTCGAGATCGCTGCGATCTTGAGGCTTGAGAGGTAGGCCTTCCAATAGAGGTCGTCGGTGGTGAGGAACTCGAAATTCTCTAGATCCAATTCGCTGAGGAAATCCCGAAATGCCTGCCAGCCACCGGAAATATCCAGCGTCGGCGTATAGGGCGGGATCGCCAGCGCGATGTCTGACAGCGAGATCTTGAGTACGATCCCAAAGGGGATCAAGAACAAGGCCAAAAGCCAGAAGTACGGGATCCCAATCAGGGTGAGGCGGCGCAGCTTCATGATGTCAGACCGCCAAAACGATGCCGGCGGTGTCCGTCCAGCTTAGCCAGACTGGATCTTCCCAGGTGAAGTTGCGGCGCGCGATGCGGCGTGTG
This is a stretch of genomic DNA from Cognatishimia activa. It encodes these proteins:
- a CDS encoding SDR family NAD(P)-dependent oxidoreductase → MPKRIDFENAVVLITGAGAGIGRALSEEALRRGAHVIAVERDAEALESLSGSSLTKAVADVCDAERMREIVAQVLADHGRLDVAIANAGIEKIDPIWAQDPKDFESVINVNVLGVYRTLQPCLAPIIQSGGHLFAVSSIAGIIPFPFGAAYSTSKAAVDMMMRVMRLELLATEATAGAAYFGFIASEMGERVTAHPGVAALSKWMPRPLLGLTPYLTPQQAAERVLNDIEKRKARSYTPGVIRLTYALRGLYAQSDEFLGRYVMGLPKFIKSHYGLPFSDKSDGTSPRQTQK
- a CDS encoding alpha/beta hydrolase translates to MLSRRFVNAHLRYGTKPLMAFLRDQRKLRWTAGLYAKTMFPASRDMSFAPDRLVSGSGSVDILWCSMQAASAKKVILYLHGGGFTLGDEISHGAMVARIAGEVGQRAAMVDYRLAPEHPYPAAIDDAQYAYEGLLERGYAGEDIILMGDSAGGGLVFTLLQRLQRLGLAKPLACVAISPWGDLSMSGASFSENIASDIMLPIGWITRGRNAYVGDHDPKNSDLSPIFGTFDAPPPSFLVVAKDELLASDSYALRDMLCDAGGEVDFHEEENLPHVWTFYHGKFAPADQTIRQIGDFAKRHV
- a CDS encoding flavin-containing monooxygenase, with translation MRQPSVLIIGAGATGMLVYIKLREAGITDLTFIEKADKVGGTWRENTYPGIACDIPAPHYCYSFEPYVWTHHLAFGGELQEYMEHVGRKYGVTDNARFGEAVTSCVYGDDGKWHVETSKGDAFAVDFVISATGILHHPKWPEIDGKDDFAGEHWHTAQWRHDVDLTGKRIGVIGTGSTAHQVIPELIKGGNEVSIFQRTPQWVAPVPNIRFPEWLRRRWQRKPERMQGWKAAYRWLVQNVFINATVGKWLPNQVMNVLCKGHLWRIRDKDLRAKLRPDYEVGCKRLVINTSFYGAIQKPNAHLITEGIDKIESGGIRTKDGTLHELDVLIYSTGFHNFNYMRPMNLVGRGGHRIEDSWGAGQYRTHRGVLLEHFPNFVLMLGPGTPIGNNTIIGIAERQMGYVMQLIDMWRNGETDAIEPTSKAVEEFANYISAGVKDTVWVGGCQSWYLDASGQPTIFPYDWDEFLRITERPDPSELVASAPKGKVA
- the speB gene encoding agmatinase, producing MSEQDGDFAFRSDSNMGRWHEMTYGGVTSFLRRRYSRDLSDVDVAVTGIPYDCAVTYRPGCRLGPRAIRAASVQLAELKAFPFGFDPFDMLSVVDYGDCALDPHHPGSIAEAIEAHADQILAQGTKLLSLGGDHFVSYPLLKAHAKHHGPLTLIQFDAHCDTWEDDGSRLDHGTMFARGVSEGIVDVASSTQVGIRTHNDADVGIEKLTAPWVHRNGVDAALEVLRSRAGDRPVYISFDIDCLDPAFAPGTGTPVAGGLASWQALELMRGLEGLNLVGMDVVEVAPAYDHAEITAIAAATIAHDWLCLVARGQERQGAAT
- a CDS encoding type 1 glutamine amidotransferase: MTKRLSIGVLETGRPPEELAGRYSNYPAMVAAWLAELGAEFSDYAVLDGQIPSSPMDHDLWVITGSKFGAYEDHPWIAPLEDFIRACRDAGRPMFGICFGHQIIAQALGGEVRKSDKGWGLGLHDYRSEGPLEDTSDQSIMTLSAFHQDQVVDIPQGAQRVARSEFCENAALYYPGFALTVQGHPEFREPYLRDLAKLRAGQVFSQAEAEAAEASYDRADTAADLVRVLKSLLLDKETRAAS
- a CDS encoding glutamine synthetase family protein, with the protein product MSDFEKIWQDYCAQHGKPDRVELMLCDINAILRGKWLPGEDIGKLTSGAARLPISTYTPCILGWEVEATGQGIVVGDPDGVLTPVASTLAPVPWADGNVAQVLVEMKDATGEIGESSTRELLRKVGDRFAARGLKPVVATELEFYIVKARGAASDAPEPPDRLPEAQNYDLEVLGRHSAMLEEIKEAAKQQGLPTDTLIAEYGPGQFEINFHHTGDVLAAADTALLFRRLVRIVASKHGYEATFMAKPYAQHPGNGMHAHVSLVDEEGTNVLAAEASGDLSDPMRHAIAGTLATMRDLQAIFAPHLNSYRRFQPKSFAPSAPEWGFDHRAAAIRLPETSGKAARLEHRISGADVNPYLALAAILGGILYGLEHQPDLQLQIDHPDAKPQPLLTHDWSTAVERFAQSEVAADVFGQAFRDLYAIVRREEIAELTTVISPVEYSAYLSRL
- a CDS encoding ABC transporter permease — its product is MRRFSWFNATSLTIGFAFLYLPMLILVIYSFNESKLVTVWAGFSTKWYGELFRNEAFLDAAYVTLRVAIFSSLLATVLGTMAAYVLVRAGRFPGRTIFSGMIYAPLVMPEVITGLSLLLLFISLGLDRGVLTIVLAHTTFSMCFVSVVVSARLASFDQSLEEAALDLGCTPFEAFRLVTLPVIAPAVISGWLLAFTLSLDDLVIASFTSGPSATTLPIKIWSSIRLGVSPEINALSTILIAIVATGVISASLISKRAALQRDLDSKT
- a CDS encoding ABC transporter permease subunit; this encodes MRRLTLIGIPYFWLLALFLIPFGIVLKISLSDIALAIPPYTPTLDISGGWQAFRDFLSELDLENFEFLTTDDLYWKAYLSSLKIAAISTLLALLIGFPMAYGMAKAREDWRPTLMMLVILPFWTSFLIRVYAWVGILSTEGYLNQFLMGIGIIGDPLVILNTSTAVYIGIVYTYLPFMILPIYATLERLDESLIEAAEDLGCSRISAFWLVTVPLSKNGVIAGCFLVFIPVIGEFVIPALLGGSKTLMIGKVLWEEFFSNRDWPVASAVAIILLLVLIIPIVLFQRNEQKQREAEQ